Sequence from the Bos javanicus breed banteng chromosome 11, ARS-OSU_banteng_1.0, whole genome shotgun sequence genome:
CAGAGGTCGCACAAGGGCTTGTTTTATCTTTGAGGATGAATACTCAACACAGCTTCCAAATATCCAGCAGTCATTTGCCAGTCTTATTTTTTCAAGTGTGGCTGgcttcccccgcccccccacccctttctcctgTCTGGGAGAGCTGGAATGTATTTCAATGAGTCTGTAGCTGGCAAGAGGACAGAGAGCAAGATGGggtttcagattaaaaaaaataaattaattcgtTGAGTAAAagagtttcttttcttaaattaagaATTTGGCTGATTGCCTGTagtttaaaaacatgaatatttaAGATTAATACTGCAGCAcaaggtactttttttttctcaccactaaaaaataataaatctactGTTGACAGAGGAAAGAAGTCCCTTAACATGCTATGACTTGGAAATGCAGCATCAGTGCCAATAGATTTCAACTTTGCAGATTTTCTGAAGTTAATGAAGGTAGGGGAGAAAAAAAGTCAGTGAGAAATTTGAGCAGTTTGGGATGGGAGAGGTTAGTAGTCTGCTGTTCTCTCTTTTGGAAAAGCATCTGTGTTAAgcatataataaaaacaacaagtACTTCAcaagattattttgtattttgtgcaaatatttaatagaaatttgATAATCATAACTTTGGAGCATTCTGTGCTATCAGTAGTTAGGACTCTCAGCTGGTGATCACTGGGTAGGAGAACCTTAATAGGAATCTCTTCCTGAATGTTGAGAGCTTATATGCTTATTAATACATTGACAGTACTCCCCACTGTTACTAGTCTGCATACCACACTTCATTGGTTGTGTATACTGGTCCCAGTCAGAGCTCCTATATGGTTACCTCATTATGCAATAGGGATGCAATTTCAAGCTGGGCAAACTTGGGTTACCTTGACAATTTACCGAAGCTCCTTTGCCAAAACACAGCCTCTTTGCTCAACTAAGAAAGATGTTCAAATATAGGGTTTAGTAAGTCACATTTTTCCCATTACCAGAAGACTTAATATTCTTCCTTTTGGTACTGGTGTTTAACAGAGTGACTAGCCAAACGTAGATGTCATTAAATGTTGTCATTATATGATAAGATAGGATGGATGTTTTCCAGTGTTGATGTGCATATGAACTCCTGAAACTCAGGAAGCTGTTCTTAGTTCTATGACACTGTGGCAATTTGGAAatcaaggaagaaagaatgaaaccTAAATAGTAAGCATGCAATACTGAAGAAAATAAGGCTTTAAGTGTCAAATACATTGTTCTTAAATCAACTGTTCCATTACTACACTAGATGAGATGCCCCTGATATTGGTAAGCTGGTAGTGATTTACATTAATAGCTTTACAATGTgcatttgtcttctttttaatattgtagGTTTCCATTTAATTACGCAGCTGAGAGGCATGCGTGTGGTGCTAGTGCTACTTCCTACACTGCTGCTTGTTATGCTCACGGGGGCTCAGAGAGCTTGCCCAAAGAACTGCAGATGTGATGGCAAAATTGTGTACTGTGAGTCTCATGCTTTTGCAGATATTCCTGAGAACATTTCTGGAGGGTCACAAGGCTTATCATTAAGGTTCAACAGCATTCAGAAACTCAAATCCAATCAGTTTGCCAGCCTTAACCAGCTTATATGGCTTTATCTTGACCATAATTACATTAGCTCAGTGGATGAAGATGCATTTCAAGGCATCCGTAGACTGAAAGAATTAATTCTAAGCTCCAACAAAATTACCTATCTGCACAATAAAACATTTCACCCGGTTCCCAATCTGCGCAGTCTGGACCTCTCCTACAATAAGCTTCAGTCATTGCAATCTGAACAATTTAAAGGCCTTCGGAAACTTATCATTTTGCACTTGAGATCTAACTCATTAAAGACTGTACCAATCAGAGTTTTTCAAGACTGTCGAAATCTTGACTTTTTGGATTTGGGCTATAATCGTCTTCGAAGCTTGTCGCGAAATGCTTTTGCTGGCCTTTTGAAGTTAAAAGAGCTCCACTTGGAGCACAATCAGTTTTCCAAGATCAACTTTGCTCATTTTCCACGTCTCTTCAACCTCCGTTCAATTTACTTACAATGGAACAGAATTCGCTCCATTAGCCAAGGCTTGACATGGACCTGGAGTTCCTTACACAACTTGGATTTATCAGGGAATGATATCCAAGGAATTGAGCCAGGCACATTTAAATGTTTGCCCAATTTGCAAAAATTGAATTTGGATTCCAACAAGCTTACCAACATCTCACAGGAAACTGTCAATGCATGGATATCATTAATATCCATCACTTTGTCTGGGAATATGTGGGAATGCAGTCGGAGCATTTGTCCTCTATTTTATTGGCTTAagaatttcaaaggaaataaGGAAAGCACCATGATATGTGCAGGACCTAAGCACATGCAAGGTGAAAAGGTTAGTGATGCAGTGGAAACATATAATATCTGCTCTGAAGTCCAAGTGGTCAACACAGAAAAATCACACGTGGTACCCCAAACTCCCCAGAAGCCTCTGATTATCCCTAAACCTACAACCTTGAAATCTGACCCTAGCCGGTCCACCCTTGAAACACCAAGCCCTTCCCCGGGGTTTCAgattcctggcacagagcaagaGTATGAGCATGTTTCATTCCACAAAATTATTGCAGGGAGCGTGGCTCTCTTTCTTTCAGTGGCTATGATCCTCTTGGTAATCTATGTGTCTTGGAAACGCTACCCAGCCAGCATGAAACAACTTCAGCAACACTCTCTTATGAAGAGGCGGCGGAAAAAGACCAGAGAGTCTGAGAGACAAATGAATTCCCCTTTACAGGAGTATTATGTGGACTACAAGCCTACGAACTCTGAGACCATGGATATATCGGTTAATGGATCTGGGCCCTGCACATATACCATCTCTGGCTCCAGGGAATGTGAGGTATGAACCATGATCCTCCTAAAAGCATTTCCACTGCGGGGAAGGAGAGGTAAATGTTTGAAGCTCTAGAGGTGTCTCTAATCACTAGAAAGATTAATGACCCTTTTGCTTTTGGGTTTTGCTCAGTGTGCAAGGTTACTTAATTAAATTACAACCACGAGGAAATTgactgctctttttctttttccttaaatggTTGAAACTTGAAGGAAGTTCATTCAAGGATGAGATTAAGTTGGAATAAAGCACTATGTTAaagcatctgtttttttttttttttttaaacaggttgtGTATAGGGGTTGGActtacagacacacatacacacaaacaaaactcttttcatcctaaaatttatgtctggtttttgttgtttgaCTTTGTAATCTAGTAAAGGAGGGGCTggcttaatttaaaaacaaagtgatTTTACCAAAATTCCAGGAGGTAATGAAGATTTAAACCAAAGAGCAATTTACCCAAGGGTTGattttgttgtatattttttacttttaattaaagcATGCAACAGGGATCTCACAGGGATAACTGTTTCTATGTTACTTGCCACTTGTTTATTATACCAGCATAGAGAATGTCAGGCCTATTGTGTAATTGTATTAAGGCATTAAAAgatgtcttttttcccttctttccttccttcctgcctttcttccctcctttctcctttccttcctttcttttcttccttacttcctcctttcctttcttttttttttttaattactggacATAGATCATTTTCAAAGGTTTTTTAAGTGCTGGCTATATGTATGTAATCAGAATGAAACTTAAATTCCACGTTTTAGCTTTTCCCTGGTAACTAAAATCAGGTCATGATATTGTGGGTGATTTAGCAATAACATGATGACAAGCATAACAGAGACTGTTTGTCAGTGTTGTTGTCACCCCCAAAGACATAATGTGGATTCTTGTTACACTAATCCAAAACTAAGTgatgcaaatatttataaataaaaagaggagATTTGGGTTCTGAGAATTTTCCCTTTCTGTAACAATCATCTCAAATGAAGGTGTTTCGTGTTATACTATTTTCATGAGAGTAAGTTTGGAGTCAGTGTATTTTAAAGATCACAGATAGGAATgtatttagagaagaaaaatagtcACAAATTTCCAACTTGTTAATAAGTAATGGTGGATGCCAATTATTCTTTATTtggtaaaattaattaaaaagtacaaaGATTGTGAGACTGCCAAAGCCTTGTTACTAGAATAAATTAGTAAAGAGAGGTAAAGTTCTGGCTCTGTGTCATCTTAATATCCAATTTTACATGATTACTTTCTCAAAAGAAAGTTTTAACAAGCATTTGAAGACTTTGCCCTTTTTACTACCAGttatgaagtgacttagcagcagcagcatgagtgttgaaaaatataatttgctCTTTTATGATATATATTCCAAATCTTTCCACAACCCAAACTTAAGAgctaatgaaaatgttttcagacAAAGTACTGAGTTTGAAATTATCTCCAACTCAGTGTAATTTGAAATATTGAGCTATTCTTCACAaagtttattttctcctcttaCATATGATTGTAAATAAGAAAAGTAATCCCTGATAATAAATCCCTAAGAGAAACCTGTACAAGAAATTGtccttaaaaattaaagagaatacaacattttatataaaaatctagCAAGTCTTGATGTTTTTATTGCAAGGTAGTATTTATACAATATTTGTGAATATTAGTAAAGAaagttcattctgttttattctaGATTTGGCTTGTATTTTGAGATCCTCCTAAAAGCTagtaatgtaaaaagaaaattaaaatccagttccattctttcattttctctttgagtTTGTATTAGCatggtgatttttatttaaaagaatcacCAGGAAAGATTCTTAAAGAGCTAGCATTTCAAAACAGTGGTTCTAAAACTTTTCCAGAGGTCTTAAATCCCAGAGACCATCCTTTAAAGACCACAAGCATTACCATGATTGAAacgaaataaaaacatatttcacTCCgtagaaatgtgttttaaaatgcattttgatattatatatgttcCGTAGAGTTGTGTTTATGGTCATGAAATCGCGGTGACATTGTTGGGGATGGGTGTGGTGTTACAGCAGTAAGTAATGAAAAATTTAACTAAACATTGTAATGAAGATGTTCAATTTAAATGGTAGCCCTACTGAAACAGATCAAACTCTTAAAGTAGAAAATGGTAAGCTATACATCTGAGATCATTAACTGCACTTTTGAGTGTATGGGGTTCAACAAAGCTACATTGAaatgaatattaatttattttgaaacacaAATACACAGAAACAAACAGAGCAACTGCCACTCCTCCTTGCCCAGTTTATTATAGTTACAGATGGAAATAAGAACTGAGGAAAAGTAGATTCTTAGAAAGTGTTatgaaaacaataattttcaATGTACTTCTATATCAACCCAGAGTAAAATTTCTTTTGTTGAGAAAACTCTACAAAATGAAGCCAAGAGAGGGATGtgatttgcccaagtttatgGCATTTTAGGACAGTAGATGTACCT
This genomic interval carries:
- the LRRTM4 gene encoding leucine-rich repeat transmembrane neuronal protein 4, with product MGFHLITQLRGMRVVLVLLPTLLLVMLTGAQRACPKNCRCDGKIVYCESHAFADIPENISGGSQGLSLRFNSIQKLKSNQFASLNQLIWLYLDHNYISSVDEDAFQGIRRLKELILSSNKITYLHNKTFHPVPNLRSLDLSYNKLQSLQSEQFKGLRKLIILHLRSNSLKTVPIRVFQDCRNLDFLDLGYNRLRSLSRNAFAGLLKLKELHLEHNQFSKINFAHFPRLFNLRSIYLQWNRIRSISQGLTWTWSSLHNLDLSGNDIQGIEPGTFKCLPNLQKLNLDSNKLTNISQETVNAWISLISITLSGNMWECSRSICPLFYWLKNFKGNKESTMICAGPKHMQGEKVSDAVETYNICSEVQVVNTEKSHVVPQTPQKPLIIPKPTTLKSDPSRSTLETPSPSPGFQIPGTEQEYEHVSFHKIIAGSVALFLSVAMILLVIYVSWKRYPASMKQLQQHSLMKRRRKKTRESERQMNSPLQEYYVDYKPTNSETMDISVNGSGPCTYTISGSRECEV